In Hymenobacter volaticus, the genomic window AGTAGTGGTTTCGTGAATCTTCAGGCGGAACAGGATAGAGTACCTCTCGTTGCATCATCACCAAAAAATCCCACATATGACCCTGAAAATTAGGTTCCTAAATTCACAATCGATTGTGTCCGGCTTAGCGCTTTTAGGCGCTGTAACCGGGAATACGGCACTAGCGCAAGGCACTGCCGCGCCGGGTACCATCACGGTGCAAGTAAACAAGCCGGGTGCGCCTATTGCCAAAACCATGTACGGCTTGTTTTTCGAGGATATCAACTTCGCCGCCGACGGTGGGTTGTACCCGGAACTGGTAAAAAACAAGTCGTTTGAAACCGACGAGAACCTCGTGGGTTGGCGTGCTATTAAGGGCGCCGCGGCTTTGTCGACTTACCTGGTTTCCAGTCAGCAGCCCATCAGCGCTACCAACAACCACTTCCTGCGCCTGACGACCCCCACAGCTAGCCCGGATGCGGGTTTCATCAACGAGGGTTTCCGGGGCATGGGCGTGAAGCAAGACGCTGAATACACTTTTTCGGTGTATCTGCGGAAGGGTCCGGGCAACGTAAGCGGCCTGAACGTGACGATAGAAGAGCCCGGCCGTGGCGGAAACGGACCGGAAGCTGCCTCGTCAGGAAAAGTACTGGCGGAAACCAAAATCACGGGCCTAACGAACGAGTGGAAAAAGTACACCGCCGTGCTTAAATCCTCGGGTACGGCTGCCAAGGCGCGTCTCAAAATAACAATGGAAGGCGCCGGTACCATTGACCTCGACGTGGTGTCGCTGTTCCCAAAAGATACTTGGCAGAAGCGCGAGAACGGTTTACGGACCGATTTGGTGCAGTTGCTCAAGGACATGAAGCCCGGCTTCCTGCGTTTCCCCGGTGGCTGCATCGTGGAAGGCCGCACCTTGGACGAGCGGTATCAGTGGAAAGAAACCATTGGCGATGTTGCTAGCCGCAAACCTTTGATTAACCGCTGGAACACCGAATTCAAGCACAAATTCACGCCCGACTATTACCAATCGTTCGGGTTGGGCTTCTTCGAGTACTTCCAGCTTTCCGAGGACATTGGCGCCGAGCCACTCCCCATCCTCAACGTGGGCATGGCCTGCCAGTTCAACTCAGCCGAGCTGGCACCCATCACGGCATCGGGTCCGAATGCGGGCAATGCTGCTACCGGCGACCTGACGCTGGACACGTTTATTCAAGATGCGCTAGATCTGATCGAGTTTGCCAACGGTGCTACGTCTAGCCCTTGGGGCGCCAAGCGGGCGGCAATGGGCCATGCGGCACCGTTCAATCTGAAGTATATCGGTATCGGCAACGAGCAGTGGGGCCCGCAGTATTTGGAGCGCTACGAGCCGTTTGCTAAAGCCATCAAAGCCAAGTACCCGAACATGCAAATCGTGTCGAGTGCTGGCCCGAGCCCCGACGGGCCGCTGTTTGAAGCGGCTTCTAAGCGCCTAGGTGTGCTGAAGGCTGAGTTTGTAGACGAGCACTACTACGCCAAGCCCGAGTGGTTCCGCCAAAACGTAGGCCGCTATGACAACTATCCCCGCACCGGTCCGAAAATCTTCGCTGGCGAGTACGCCGCGCAAAGTGTCGCTATTGGTAGCCCCGACAACAAGAACAGCTGGGACTGTGCTATTTCGGAAGCGGCTTTCATGACCGGCTTGGAGCGCAACGCCGACGTGGTGAACATGGCCTCGTACGCCCCGCTTTTCGCTCACGTAGATGCGTGGCAGTGGACGCCCGACATGATTTGGTTCGACAACCTCAAGGCCTACGGCACGCCAAACTACTATGTGCAGAAGATGTACAGCACCAACGCGGGCACAACCATGCTGCCTGTGCAGATGCCGAACAATGCCAAGAATGGCACCGATAACCTCTTCGCCAGCGCCGTAGCCGACGACAAAGCCGGTGACATTGTGGTGAAACTGGTGAATTACTCCAACGACGCGCGTCCGGTGAAGCTGAACCTGGCCGGGGTGAAGAAAATGGGTAAGTCGGCCAAGGCCATTGTACTTGCCAGCAATGACCTGCAAGCCGTGAACAGCTTGCAGGAGCCTACCAAACTCGCCCGAAAGAAGAGCAGTTCAAAGTATCGTCTTCGACGGTGAGCTACACCCTGGCTCCCAACTCGTTCACGGTGCTTCGGATTCCTGGTAATCGCTAAGTAAAGCGAAGTGAAGAGCGGAGTGGTTGCTAAAGCCACTCCGCTTTTTCGTTTGATTTTCATGGTATACGTCAACGCGCGGAACCTTGGCAAGCGTGGTGGCCAACAGGCTGCTTTCCTATTACCTATTGGCATAGGCGTCCGTCAATTCCTTTTCTATGAATCTTCTGCACAAGTCGATAGTGGCCGCTGGCCTGTTTGGGAGCATGGCGGCTCCGGCCTTCAGTCAAACCAAGTCCGTCCCTAAAACTGATTTCCATCAGTGGGCGGCCACACCGCCCATGGGCTGGAACAGCTGGGACTGTTATGGCCCCACCGTGGTAGAAGCCGAGGTGAAAGCCAACGCCGACTACATGGCCAAAAACCTGAAAAGCAGCGGCTGGGACTACGTGGTGGTTGACATCCGGTGGTACGTCGGCAACGATACAGCGCACGGCTACAACGAGAAGGACCCGGATTTCAACATCGACCAGTACGGGCGCTTCATTCCGGCCCCGAATCGGTTTCCCTCGGCGGCCGGCGGCAAAGGCTTCAAGCCGCTGGCCGACTACATGCACGCCAAAGGGTTGAAGTTCGGGATTCATATTATGCGCGGCGTGCCGGTGGTGGCTGTGAACCGCAAACTGCCCATCTTGGGAAGCAAGGCCACCGCCGCCGACATCTACACCAAAGAGGGGCAGGGGACGTGGCTGCGCGACATGTACACTGTGGTGGCTGGCAAGCCCGGCGCGCAGGAGTACTACAATTCCATTTTCAAGCTCTACGCGTCGTGGGGCGTGGATTTCGTGAAGGTTGATGACCTGTCGTCGCCGTACCACGCGCCGGAAGTGGAGATGATTCGGAAGGCCATTGACCTGACGGGCCGCAAGATGGTGCTCAGCACCTCGCCTGGCGAAACGCCCATTGCCAATGCCAAGCACGTGCAAGCCAACGCCAACATGTGGCGCACCGTCGGCGACTTTTGGGACAGTTGGGAACAGCTCAAAGAGCACTTCGAGGTCTGCGACCGATGGTCGCCGTATATTATGACCGGGGCGTGGCCGGATGCCGATATGCTGCCCATGGGCCGATTGGGCATTCGGGCCGAGCGCGGCGACGACCGGATGACGCGCTTCACCAAAGACGAGCAGTACACCCTGATGTCGTTGTGGTCGATATTCCGTTCGCCGCTGATGTTTGGCGGCGACCTGCCGAGCAATGATGCTTTCACGCTCTCGTTGCTGACCAACAAGGAAGTGCTAGCTATGCACAGCAACAGCCGCAACAACCGCCAGTTGTTCCGCAAAAACGACCTAGTAGCCTGGACCGCCGACGACCCCAAAACCGGCGACAAGTATCTGGCCGTCTTCAACGCCCAAGACCAAGAATTGCTGCCTGAAACTGCCGCCGCGTGGTCGAGCGGCCAAATCACGCGCCAGACGCCCGGTCAAAGCAAAAACGCCAACATCGACATCACCGGCGCGACCAAGCTCTACCTGAACGTGCGCAATGGCGGCGACGACACCGGTTGGGACCACGCCAACTGGCTAGCGCCGACGCTCTCCAACGGCACTAAAACTGTATCCCTAACTACCATACCCTGGAAACAAGCCACGGCAGGGTGGGGGAAGTCAACGGTAAACAAGAGCGTGTCGGGCGGCCAGTTGATAGTGGATGGAAAAACCTATGCCGATGGCATCGGGACGCACTCCAACTCGATAATAGAATTTGATGTGCCGCCCGGTTACACCCGTTTCAAAACCACCGCGGGCCTCGATAAAGCGGCGGCCAGCCAAAATACGGGTGGTACCATCAATTGCCTGATCTTCACGAAGAGCCCCTACACGCCAGCCCCGGCCGATTCTTCGCGCATCGTGGTGCCGTTGCAGCAGTTGGGCTTTTCATCCGCCTGCACCGTGCGCAATATGTGGACCGGCAAAACAGTAGGGGAATTTACCGGGGAGTTTGCGCCGTTTATTCGTCGGCATGGTGCGGGCTTGTACCGAATTTCTGCCAAGAAGTAACAGTTCCGCGATTGGCGTAGCGTTGATGCCTGTGAGTGAAATTCTTCTTCCGAGCGTGACGGAGCACCGCATAGCCCTTGTTTAGCCGTTAAGTCCGAGTTCTTCCCAATCCCAGTGATTCTTTTGTCTTTCCTGAAAATCCCGCCTTATGTCTAAGTCACTTCTCACGGCGCTGGCGCTTGGTTTAGCCGCTTCCGCCACTGCGCAACGCACCGATTATCCGATTCAGGCGGTTGCTTTTACCAAAGTGAAACTCGCCGACAACTTCTGGCTGCCCCGGCTGAAAACCAACACTGAGGTAACCATCCCGGCGTCGTTCGAGCGGTGCGAAGCGACCAACCGGGTGAAAAACTTCGAAATGGCCGCGGCCAAGTCGGGCAAGTTCGCCACCACCTTTCCTTTTGATGACACCGATATTTACAAGACCATCGAGGGCGCATCGTATTCGCTGAGCTTGTACCCGGATAAAAAGCTGGAAAGCTATGTCGATGAGCTGATTGAAAAGGTAGGCAAGGCGCAGGAACCCGACGGCTACCTCTACACCGCTCGCACCATCGACCCCGCCCATCCACACGCGTGGGCTGGCAAAGAACGGTGGGAAAAAGAACGGGAACTGAGCCACGAACTCTACAACTCCGGCCACCTCTACGAGTCGGCGTTAGCGCACTACGAGGCCACTGGCAAGAAGAGCTTATTGAACATCGCCCTGAAAAACGCCGACCTGGTGTGCTCGGTGTTCGGCCCCGGTAAGCGCAGCGTAGCGCCCGGCCACGAAATCGTGGAAATGGGCCTCGTGAAGTTGTACCGCGTGACGGGCAAGCCGGAGTACCTGAGCACAGCCAAGTTCTTTCTGGAGCAGCGCGGCCAGTACAAAGGCTACGACCCCAAGAGCCCCGACGTCTGGAAAAACGGTTCGTACTGGCAAGACCACCAATCGGTGTACGACCAGAAAGAAGCCATTGGCCACGCCGTGCGCGCCGAATACCTATACTCGGCCATGGCCGACGTGGCGGCCCTGACCGGCGACAAACGCATGCTGGCGGCCGTGGATAGCATTTGGAACAACATGGTGAGCAAGAAGCTCTACGTGACGGGCGGCACCGGCGCGGTGCCAGGTGGCGAGCGGTTCGGGGGCAACTACGAGCTGCCCAACACCACGGCCTACAACGAAACCTGCGCTTCGGTGGCCAATGTGTACTGGAACCAACGCATGTTCCAGCTCCACGGCGACTCGAAGTACATCGATGTGATGGAGAAGGTGCTTTACAACGGTTTGATTTCCGGCGTGGGCCTCGATGGCAAGTCGTTCTTCTACTCCAACGCCATGCAGATCAAGAACAGCGCGGTGTTCAAGGAGTCGGAGCCGGCGCGGGCGGGCTGGTTTGAGTGCTCGTGCTGCCCCACCAACTTGGCACGGCTGTTTCCTTCGTTGCCGGGCTACGTGTACGCGCAGCAAGACAACAACGTGTACGTTAACCTGTTCATCAACGGCAGCACCGACCTGAGCGTCAAGAAACAGCCCGTTCGCATCACGCAACAAAACAATTACCCCTGGAACGGCGACCTGAAATTCACGGTAGCCCCAAGTCAACCGCCGATTTCAACCTGCTGGTGCGCCTTCCCGGTTGGGCCCGCAACCAAGCCCTACCATCCGACCTCTACACGTTCGCCACTCCCTCCGAGCAACAGGTGAGCATCAAGGTAAACGGCAAGCTCCTGACCTACACGGTGAAGAACGGCTATGCCGTGTTGGCCCGCAAATGGCGCAAGAATGATGTAGTGGAATTAATTCTACCGATGGAAGTGCGCAAAGTGGTAGCCAACCCCAACGTCCGCGACGACGCTGGTAAAGTAGCCCTGCAGCGCGGCCCCATTGTGTATTGCGCCGAGTGGAAAGACAACGATGGCAAAACCAGCAACCTCATCGTGCCAGCTTCCACCAGCTTTACCGCTGCTTTCAAGCCCGATGTGCTCAATGGTATCACCGAGCTAACCGCCACCGTGCCCGCAGTGAAAGTTGACCCCGCCAACAATTCTATTAGCACCGTTTCGCAAACCCTAACTGCCATTCCGTACTACGCTTGGGCCAACCGTGGCAAAGGCGAAATGACCGTGTGGTTCCCCGCCAAAATCACCGACGTGGACCTCATCACGCAGAAAGTGGAAGAGAAGATAGTAGCCAAATAGCGCGTTGGATGTAGTCAGCCTAATGTTGCTCATTTAGTGCTAAAGGGTAGAAACGCTAGGGAGCTAGTTCTCCTCAAATAAGAGGCAAGGAGTTATTGATTTGTCATTGTTTACAAAGAACGTCATGCTGAGCGCAGCCGAAGCATCTCGCGTGCTGATGTCTGATTACTATTCCTGCGTCAGCACGCGAGATGCTTCGGCTGCGCTCAGCATGACGGGCGGGTGTGTCGTTCTGATATGTCGGTCACCCCTGGCCCTTGAGCTAAGGGGCATTAGCTTCAAGCTTCTGGAGTGCAGCGTTTGCACGTTACGTGAATAGAGCTAACTAAGGGCTTAGCCTACACAATAGTTAGTTTAATGCCTCTCTCTTTCAAGGCCTTAGCATCTTGACTGGAAATGCCTCGGTCGGTGATGATGCGGTGGACTTGTTCGAGGCCACAAATGCGGCTGAAGCCGCGCTTACCGAACTTCGAGGAATCGGCTAGCACGATGATTTCCTGCGCGGCGCGCAACATAACTTGGTTGAGGTGGGCTTCACCGGAATTGGTCGTGGTGAGGCCAAAATCGAGGTCGATGCCATCGACGCCCAAGAACAGCTTTTGGCAAGAAATATCTGCCAGTACTTGTTCGGCTTGCGGCCCTGTAACCGAGGAAGAACTGTGCCGCAAATAGCCTCCTAGCTGTAACACTTCTATTTCCGGATGATTGACTAGCTCTAGGCCCACATTCAGCGCTGCGGTGATGACCGTCAGGGGAAGGTGGGGTGGGAGGGCCCGCGCAAGGGCTACTATGGTAGTGCCAGAGGCCATAATTACAGCTTCTTGTGCGTGCAAGAGTGCTGCTGCCGCGGTTGCAATACCGGCTTTCTCGTCCACGTACAGCAACTCTTTTTCGTTGACGGGCCTGTCCTTAATGTACGGGTTTTCCAAAGCTGCTCCGCCGTGCGTGCGAAACAGTAGTTCCTTCTCTTCCAAGAGTTTCAAATCCTTCCGAATCGTTACAGCCGACACGTTCAGTTCCTCGCATAAGTCGAGAACGTCAACGTGTTGTTGCTCTTGTAAGCGTTGCAGAATATGTTGGTGCCTTTGGGTGCTCGAAGGATTCATCTGGCAAAACTATTCCTTTCTGGTAATTTTAAACGAAGCGAACAAAGATTTAACTAATAACTAAGTGAAAGATAACTTTCAAATGATTGAATAATCATTGTTTCAATAAGTTTCGTTTTCTTATCTTTATTGTAAATAATCGTAACACAACGAAACGATGTCAAGCACTATCTCACCCGCTCAGTTTCAGCGCCAAACACTTTTGCAGCACTTACACGAGCAAGTAGTTTGGGATTTGCTCGTGATTGGAGGCGGCGCAACCGGGTTGGGGGTAGCCCTTGACGGCATCAGTCGGGGCTACAAAACCTTGTTGCTGGAGCAGGTGGACTACGCCAAGGGTACGAGCAGCCGTAGCACCAAACTAGTGCATGGCGGCGTGCGGTATTTAGCGCAGGGCGACGTAGCACTGGTGCGTGAGGCATTGTACGAGCGGGGTTTGTTACTAAAAAACGCGCCTCACTTGGTCAAAAACCAAGATTTCATCATTCCAAACTACGAATGGTGGGGCGGCCCATTCTACACCATCGGGCTGAAGATGTATGACTTGCTGGCCGGCAAGCTGAGCTTGGGCGCGTCGGTGCACCTCAGCAAACAAGAAACGCTACAGCGTCTACCCAACATTAAAGCTGAGGGGCTAAAAGGCGGCGTGCTCTACCACGATGGTCAGTTCGACGATGCCCGCTTGGCCATCAACCTTGCCCAAACGGCCATCGAGCAAGGTGGCACCCTGCTCAACCACTTCGAGGTGCGCGGGCTGCTGAAAGACGCGCAAGGCAACATAGCGGGCGTAACTGCCGCCGACCAAGAAACCGGTACCACTTATCAGGTGCGCGCCAAAGCCGTAGTGAATGCCACCGGCATCTTCGTAGACGACATTCTGCAGATGGATAAGCCCGGCGGCAAAAAGCTGGTGCGCCCAAGCCAAGGCGTCCACATCGTCCTCGACAAGTCGTTTCTACCCGGCGATGACGCCCTGATGATTCCGAAAACCGACGACGGACGCGTGCTTTTCGCGGTGCCGTGGCACAACCGCGTGGTAGTAGGCACTACCGATACGCCCCTCAAGGAATACAGCCAGGAACCGCAGGCCTTGGAAGAAGAAATCGAGTTTATTTTGCGCACCGCAGGCCGCTATCTTACCCGCGCGCCCAAGCGCAACGATGCGCTGAGCGTATTTGCGGGGCTACGGCCACTGGCCGCAACGGAAGGCGGGGGTGAGAAAACGCAGGAGATTTCGCGTAGCCACAAAATCTTGGTGTCAGAAGCCGGCCTGATTACCATCACCGGCGGCAAGTGGACCACTTACCGTCGCATGGGCCAGGACACAGTTGACAAAGCCATTGCGCTAGGCAAACTGCCCACTGCCCAAAGCCAAACGGCTCACCTGCCCATCCACGGCGCCCAAGCCACCCCCGACCGGAGCAACCACCTCTACGTGTACGGCACCGACCAGCCGGCCTTGCAACGGCTTATCGTTGAGCACCCCGAGTTAAGCGAAAAGCTAGACAGCACCCTGGAATTCCTGAAAGTGGAAGTAGTATGGGCTGCCCGCTACGAAATGGCCCGCACCGTGGAAGATGTGCTGGCCCGGCGGGTACGTGTGCTGTTCCTCGATGCTCACGCCGCCCTCCGAATAGCTCCGAAAGTGGCGGCCTTGCTAGCCCAAGAACTCGGCTACGATGAGGCCTGGCAGCAAGAGCAAGTAGTGGCATTCCGGCAGGTAGCTCAACATTATTTGCTGGAAAGCCAAGAAGTTCTGCAGCCAGAAAAGGTGTAGTAGGCCTACACCCCTCGGCTTCTTTGCCGGAGGAGAGGCCGCGGGAAGAGTCACCATTTTCAGCGTAAAGCATTGCTATGCCGAATGCTTTGCGCTTCTTGGCTACTGATATCCAACCTCCTCACTGTATACCTCCCACTATGCAGCAATTCATCCTTGCCCTCGACCAGGGCACCACCAGTTCCCGCGCCATCCTCTTCGATCAGAAAGGGCATATTGTATCGGAGGCGCAAAAGGAATTCACGCAGATCTTTCCCAAGCCCGGTTGGGTGGAGCATGATCCGCTGGAAATCTGGTCGACGCAGGCGGGGGTAGCCGCCGAGGCAACGGTGAAAGCGGGGCAGAACGGCAAAAGCATAGCGG contains:
- a CDS encoding alpha-L-arabinofuranosidase C-terminal domain-containing protein, which encodes MSGLALLGAVTGNTALAQGTAAPGTITVQVNKPGAPIAKTMYGLFFEDINFAADGGLYPELVKNKSFETDENLVGWRAIKGAAALSTYLVSSQQPISATNNHFLRLTTPTASPDAGFINEGFRGMGVKQDAEYTFSVYLRKGPGNVSGLNVTIEEPGRGGNGPEAASSGKVLAETKITGLTNEWKKYTAVLKSSGTAAKARLKITMEGAGTIDLDVVSLFPKDTWQKRENGLRTDLVQLLKDMKPGFLRFPGGCIVEGRTLDERYQWKETIGDVASRKPLINRWNTEFKHKFTPDYYQSFGLGFFEYFQLSEDIGAEPLPILNVGMACQFNSAELAPITASGPNAGNAATGDLTLDTFIQDALDLIEFANGATSSPWGAKRAAMGHAAPFNLKYIGIGNEQWGPQYLERYEPFAKAIKAKYPNMQIVSSAGPSPDGPLFEAASKRLGVLKAEFVDEHYYAKPEWFRQNVGRYDNYPRTGPKIFAGEYAAQSVAIGSPDNKNSWDCAISEAAFMTGLERNADVVNMASYAPLFAHVDAWQWTPDMIWFDNLKAYGTPNYYVQKMYSTNAGTTMLPVQMPNNAKNGTDNLFASAVADDKAGDIVVKLVNYSNDARPVKLNLAGVKKMGKSAKAIVLASNDLQAVNSLQEPTKLARKKSSSKYRLRR
- a CDS encoding NPCBM/NEW2 domain-containing protein yields the protein MNLLHKSIVAAGLFGSMAAPAFSQTKSVPKTDFHQWAATPPMGWNSWDCYGPTVVEAEVKANADYMAKNLKSSGWDYVVVDIRWYVGNDTAHGYNEKDPDFNIDQYGRFIPAPNRFPSAAGGKGFKPLADYMHAKGLKFGIHIMRGVPVVAVNRKLPILGSKATAADIYTKEGQGTWLRDMYTVVAGKPGAQEYYNSIFKLYASWGVDFVKVDDLSSPYHAPEVEMIRKAIDLTGRKMVLSTSPGETPIANAKHVQANANMWRTVGDFWDSWEQLKEHFEVCDRWSPYIMTGAWPDADMLPMGRLGIRAERGDDRMTRFTKDEQYTLMSLWSIFRSPLMFGGDLPSNDAFTLSLLTNKEVLAMHSNSRNNRQLFRKNDLVAWTADDPKTGDKYLAVFNAQDQELLPETAAAWSSGQITRQTPGQSKNANIDITGATKLYLNVRNGGDDTGWDHANWLAPTLSNGTKTVSLTTIPWKQATAGWGKSTVNKSVSGGQLIVDGKTYADGIGTHSNSIIEFDVPPGYTRFKTTAGLDKAAASQNTGGTINCLIFTKSPYTPAPADSSRIVVPLQQLGFSSACTVRNMWTGKTVGEFTGEFAPFIRRHGAGLYRISAKK
- a CDS encoding DeoR/GlpR family DNA-binding transcription regulator, whose amino-acid sequence is MNPSSTQRHQHILQRLQEQQHVDVLDLCEELNVSAVTIRKDLKLLEEKELLFRTHGGAALENPYIKDRPVNEKELLYVDEKAGIATAAAALLHAQEAVIMASGTTIVALARALPPHLPLTVITAALNVGLELVNHPEIEVLQLGGYLRHSSSSVTGPQAEQVLADISCQKLFLGVDGIDLDFGLTTTNSGEAHLNQVMLRAAQEIIVLADSSKFGKRGFSRICGLEQVHRIITDRGISSQDAKALKERGIKLTIV
- a CDS encoding glycerol-3-phosphate dehydrogenase/oxidase, with the translated sequence MSSTISPAQFQRQTLLQHLHEQVVWDLLVIGGGATGLGVALDGISRGYKTLLLEQVDYAKGTSSRSTKLVHGGVRYLAQGDVALVREALYERGLLLKNAPHLVKNQDFIIPNYEWWGGPFYTIGLKMYDLLAGKLSLGASVHLSKQETLQRLPNIKAEGLKGGVLYHDGQFDDARLAINLAQTAIEQGGTLLNHFEVRGLLKDAQGNIAGVTAADQETGTTYQVRAKAVVNATGIFVDDILQMDKPGGKKLVRPSQGVHIVLDKSFLPGDDALMIPKTDDGRVLFAVPWHNRVVVGTTDTPLKEYSQEPQALEEEIEFILRTAGRYLTRAPKRNDALSVFAGLRPLAATEGGGEKTQEISRSHKILVSEAGLITITGGKWTTYRRMGQDTVDKAIALGKLPTAQSQTAHLPIHGAQATPDRSNHLYVYGTDQPALQRLIVEHPELSEKLDSTLEFLKVEVVWAARYEMARTVEDVLARRVRVLFLDAHAALRIAPKVAALLAQELGYDEAWQQEQVVAFRQVAQHYLLESQEVLQPEKV